The following proteins come from a genomic window of Limnohabitans sp. 103DPR2:
- a CDS encoding DNA internalization-related competence protein ComEC/Rec2, whose product MWRWMPGWVGAWLLGTRLQLQQESVWPVAWTLTGVASALLVLAGAYWFDRCQAHVIQKFVPWATHRLAVWGAIALLACALVNARCALQMQEALNPRLEGQDLHALVEVTSLPRMGEKGVLFRGRVLRASLASSGDAVKVPTFIEFNWSDWDAPSSMDLPLWQSLQAGDQWQFQVRLKLPHGSLNPGGFDEELRLWELGIMATGSVHAGKGQRPPNKLSSSWRYPVDRWRQQVRAQIHSTLQASELGAKSSAGVIAALVMGDQADIASSDWQIFRATGVAHLMSISGLHITMLAWLASVLLAWGWRSSARRGSVLCLRLPAPLAASVGGLLVALSYAIFCGWGLPAQRTILMLFVLSVLRWQGVRWPWYGSWALALWVVSVWDPWALLQASFWLSFVAVGALILADPVAASQRTNLETQDAKMVQPGPFKEFRLMLGIGLFTYFKSLVREQWVVTVALAPLSILFFGQLSVSGMLANLMAIPWVTLCVTPLALAGWVWHPLWHVAAGAFEPLMWGLTWLSQWPSGVWHFAQAPMGLTLLAILGALICFQQWPWALRCWGVLWLLPIGLWQVPKPVWGQFDLWALDIGQGNAVLLRTAHHALLYDTGPTWGADADAGQRVLVPFMSRMGVDLDRLMLSHRDSDHTGGASAVLASHPHADLWTSLEAGHPLSQLREVNRCHAGQKWTWDGVRFEVLHPALADYALNKTSNGLSCVLRIDASQGDLSQNGHDARTASALLVGDIEAPQEQALLQAHALQAVDFLLVPHHGSLTSSGFDFVQQLMPKWAVVQAGYRNRYGHPSPQVVARYAQLGVPLAMSPVCGAAHWQSQTPQALDCERNLKRRYWHFKAP is encoded by the coding sequence ATGTGGCGATGGATGCCGGGTTGGGTTGGGGCTTGGCTCTTGGGTACAAGACTTCAACTGCAGCAAGAGAGTGTGTGGCCTGTTGCATGGACTTTGACCGGCGTTGCAAGCGCTTTACTGGTGCTTGCAGGGGCCTATTGGTTTGATCGCTGTCAAGCGCATGTTATTCAAAAATTCGTGCCTTGGGCGACACACCGTTTGGCTGTTTGGGGTGCCATTGCCTTGCTGGCCTGCGCCCTGGTCAATGCACGTTGTGCGTTGCAAATGCAAGAGGCATTGAACCCCCGATTAGAGGGGCAAGACTTGCATGCCTTGGTGGAAGTGACGTCATTGCCGCGGATGGGTGAGAAGGGTGTTCTGTTTCGCGGGCGGGTGCTGCGCGCAAGCCTGGCCTCATCAGGTGATGCGGTCAAGGTCCCAACTTTCATTGAGTTCAATTGGTCCGATTGGGATGCGCCCAGCAGCATGGACTTGCCGCTGTGGCAGAGCCTACAAGCAGGTGATCAATGGCAGTTTCAGGTTCGGCTGAAGTTGCCCCATGGCAGTCTCAATCCGGGTGGTTTTGACGAAGAGTTACGTTTGTGGGAATTGGGCATCATGGCGACAGGCAGTGTTCATGCGGGCAAGGGGCAAAGGCCCCCCAACAAGCTCAGCAGTTCCTGGCGTTACCCGGTGGACCGATGGCGTCAACAAGTGCGTGCACAAATTCATTCAACACTGCAGGCCAGCGAGCTTGGCGCCAAGTCCTCAGCAGGCGTGATTGCCGCCTTGGTGATGGGTGATCAAGCCGATATTGCGTCAAGCGATTGGCAGATTTTCAGAGCGACGGGAGTGGCGCATTTGATGAGCATTTCTGGCTTGCACATCACCATGCTGGCTTGGCTTGCGTCTGTCTTGTTGGCCTGGGGTTGGCGATCTTCTGCGCGACGGGGAAGTGTGCTGTGTCTGCGTTTACCGGCACCTCTTGCCGCATCGGTGGGCGGCTTGCTTGTGGCTTTGAGTTATGCCATTTTTTGTGGTTGGGGTTTGCCCGCACAAAGGACCATTTTGATGCTGTTCGTCTTGTCCGTTCTGCGTTGGCAAGGTGTGCGTTGGCCTTGGTATGGCAGCTGGGCTTTGGCCTTGTGGGTGGTGAGCGTTTGGGATCCCTGGGCCTTGTTGCAAGCGAGTTTTTGGTTGAGTTTTGTGGCGGTGGGCGCCTTGATCCTGGCTGACCCCGTTGCAGCTTCGCAGCGCACCAATTTGGAGACTCAGGACGCCAAAATGGTGCAGCCTGGGCCATTTAAAGAATTTCGCCTCATGTTGGGTATTGGCCTGTTCACTTACTTCAAGTCGCTTGTTCGCGAGCAGTGGGTGGTGACCGTTGCATTGGCACCCTTGTCAATTTTGTTTTTTGGTCAGTTGTCGGTTTCAGGGATGCTGGCCAATTTGATGGCCATTCCTTGGGTGACTTTGTGCGTGACGCCTCTGGCTTTGGCGGGATGGGTCTGGCATCCTTTGTGGCATGTGGCGGCTGGGGCATTTGAGCCCTTGATGTGGGGTTTGACATGGTTGTCGCAATGGCCCTCTGGTGTATGGCACTTTGCACAAGCACCGATGGGACTGACGCTGTTGGCCATCCTGGGTGCCTTGATCTGTTTTCAACAATGGCCCTGGGCTTTGCGGTGTTGGGGTGTTTTGTGGCTTTTGCCCATTGGCTTGTGGCAAGTACCCAAGCCCGTTTGGGGTCAGTTTGATTTGTGGGCGCTGGACATTGGTCAAGGCAATGCAGTGTTGCTCAGAACGGCGCACCATGCTTTGCTTTACGACACTGGGCCCACTTGGGGAGCTGATGCGGATGCGGGACAGCGTGTGTTGGTGCCATTCATGTCACGAATGGGGGTTGACTTAGACCGTTTGATGCTGAGCCACCGCGACAGTGATCACACAGGCGGAGCGTCTGCTGTGTTGGCATCTCATCCCCATGCTGATTTGTGGACTTCATTGGAGGCGGGCCACCCTTTGTCGCAATTGCGTGAAGTGAATCGGTGCCATGCGGGACAAAAGTGGACATGGGATGGGGTTCGATTTGAGGTCTTGCATCCTGCACTGGCCGACTACGCCTTGAACAAAACCTCCAACGGCCTCAGTTGTGTGTTGAGGATTGATGCAAGTCAAGGTGACCTTTCGCAAAATGGGCATGATGCACGGACCGCCAGTGCATTGTTGGTAGGCGACATCGAGGCGCCACAAGAGCAGGCTTTGTTACAGGCGCATGCCCTTCAAGCGGTGGATTTTTTGCTGGTGCCACACCACGGCAGCCTAACTTCCTCAGGCTTTGATTTTGTGCAGCAACTCATGCCGAAATGGGCCGTGGTGCAGGCGGGCTATCGCAACCGCTATGGCCATCCGTCGCCTCAAGTGGTCGCGCGGTATGCCCAGTTGGGGGTGCCTTTGGCCATGTCACCAGTTTGCGGTGCTGCCCATTGGCAAAGCCAAACGCCACAAGCGCTAGACTGTGAGCGAAACCTCAAACGTCGCTATTGGCACTTCAAGGCGCCTTAA
- a CDS encoding circularly permuted type 2 ATP-grasp protein, with amino-acid sequence MEFNNNIFSANTQGAQAPVDSAAMVQAIVRDIDVAPTGHWDEMRGGVSKVSDVPKHLSAAKQTANAAWTEFLSHLGSEGIQSLPARHDAMMRQVRDNGMTYNVYANADQPQRPWSLDLLPLLLTAQDWSQIETGVVQRMRLLEGIMSDVYGMQHLLKQGAIPYALVQGHSGYLHAMQGSSPVGGRHLNLAAFDLVKGPDGCWWLLSQRTQAPSGLGYLLENRQIISNQFSRAFEAMPVRALAESYRSFVNALKLRTSAGMQAHIALLTPGPYNETYFEQAYLARYLGLSLVQGNDLLVRDEKLYLKTLEGLQPVHGLLKRVDDDWLDPLELRAESTLGVPGLLQAVRAGNVLVANTPGSGFLESNALLGFLPKLSQTLLQEELLLPAIPSWWCGEQAAMQDVLPRLQECVIKPTYPYTPGRTSFEPVMGHRLDWRALEAWQARIQENPEAHTVQSFLPLSHTPTFANLRSMPSRPVILRVFVLANEEGGWQVLPGGLARLGTQNGIASMQQGGSSADVWVLAPDASTKASSPAEQTKPSAQDAVFVASSQRHRLVTSRAAENLFWMGRYSERTENTLRLSKLALNTLNSEAQHSPQLLDWLTQLCVVHGLVNPGVVQAQQSKRVFERALIAGFWDTQNTTGVGYNLRAIKLAAAAVRERLSPEHWTLIEQTENAFFQPQENDAPVATSVWAQQLLARTSQLMAALTGAQTDRMSRDDGWRLLSIGRHIERLDFLAHALATAIETGCLQSQAGFDAVLALFDSTISFHAQYQQSRTLGAMLELLLTHTDNPRALGWVAQTLRGRLAKMGHLANGATEEMSHKIPVLSEVDFSSLSTDGLHPSPELLVLLSHCRQTARSVSDQLNSLFFSHSDDAQRSVGAS; translated from the coding sequence GTGGAATTTAACAACAACATTTTTTCTGCCAACACCCAAGGCGCGCAAGCCCCTGTCGATTCAGCGGCCATGGTGCAAGCCATCGTCAGAGACATCGATGTGGCCCCCACGGGGCATTGGGATGAGATGCGTGGTGGCGTCAGCAAAGTGTCCGACGTTCCCAAGCACTTGTCTGCGGCCAAGCAAACAGCCAATGCGGCTTGGACAGAATTTTTATCGCACCTAGGTTCTGAAGGCATTCAAAGTTTGCCTGCGCGCCACGACGCCATGATGCGGCAAGTTCGCGACAACGGCATGACTTACAACGTCTATGCCAATGCCGACCAACCTCAGCGGCCTTGGTCCCTGGATTTGCTGCCGCTACTTTTGACGGCGCAAGATTGGTCTCAAATTGAAACGGGTGTGGTCCAGCGCATGCGCCTGCTTGAGGGCATCATGTCCGATGTTTATGGCATGCAGCATCTCTTGAAACAAGGTGCCATTCCGTATGCCTTGGTCCAAGGCCATTCGGGCTATTTGCATGCCATGCAAGGCAGCTCACCTGTGGGCGGAAGGCATTTGAATTTGGCAGCCTTTGATCTGGTCAAAGGGCCAGATGGTTGCTGGTGGTTGTTGTCCCAAAGAACGCAAGCGCCCTCTGGTTTGGGCTATTTGCTGGAAAACCGCCAAATCATTTCCAACCAGTTTTCGCGCGCCTTCGAAGCCATGCCTGTGCGTGCATTGGCAGAGTCCTATCGGTCCTTTGTCAATGCGCTGAAGCTGCGAACCAGTGCTGGCATGCAGGCTCACATTGCTTTGCTGACACCGGGCCCTTACAACGAAACTTATTTTGAGCAAGCCTATTTGGCACGCTACTTGGGTCTCTCCTTGGTGCAAGGCAACGACCTGCTGGTGCGAGACGAAAAGCTGTATTTGAAAACCCTCGAGGGGCTTCAACCCGTACACGGCTTGCTTAAACGTGTCGACGATGACTGGCTCGACCCCTTAGAACTTCGCGCAGAGTCCACATTGGGCGTACCAGGCTTGTTGCAAGCCGTTCGTGCGGGCAATGTCTTGGTGGCCAACACACCAGGTTCTGGTTTCCTAGAGTCCAATGCGCTGCTGGGTTTTCTGCCCAAGCTCTCGCAAACGCTCTTGCAAGAAGAGTTGCTGTTGCCCGCCATTCCCAGTTGGTGGTGCGGCGAACAAGCCGCCATGCAAGATGTCTTGCCGCGACTTCAAGAATGCGTCATCAAACCGACTTACCCCTACACCCCAGGTCGCACCAGTTTTGAGCCTGTGATGGGCCATCGACTCGATTGGCGAGCTTTAGAAGCATGGCAAGCGCGCATTCAAGAGAATCCCGAAGCGCACACTGTGCAAAGTTTCCTTCCGCTGTCGCACACCCCCACCTTTGCCAACTTGCGCTCGATGCCGTCACGTCCGGTCATCTTGCGCGTTTTTGTATTGGCCAATGAAGAAGGCGGTTGGCAAGTCTTGCCAGGCGGCCTGGCGCGATTGGGCACTCAAAACGGCATTGCTTCAATGCAGCAAGGTGGTAGCAGCGCCGACGTTTGGGTCTTGGCCCCAGATGCTTCGACGAAGGCCTCATCCCCCGCTGAACAAACCAAGCCTTCTGCCCAGGACGCTGTGTTTGTTGCCAGTTCACAGCGCCATCGTTTGGTGACGAGTCGCGCTGCAGAAAATTTATTTTGGATGGGACGCTACTCTGAGCGAACTGAGAACACCTTGCGCTTGTCCAAACTGGCCCTCAACACCTTGAACAGCGAAGCACAGCACAGCCCTCAATTGTTAGATTGGCTCACTCAGCTTTGCGTCGTACATGGATTGGTGAACCCTGGCGTTGTGCAAGCTCAGCAGTCGAAGCGTGTGTTTGAACGTGCACTGATTGCAGGTTTTTGGGACACCCAAAACACCACGGGTGTGGGATACAACTTGCGCGCCATCAAACTGGCAGCCGCCGCAGTGCGAGAGCGTTTGTCGCCTGAGCATTGGACCTTGATTGAACAAACTGAAAATGCATTTTTTCAACCACAAGAAAACGATGCACCTGTGGCGACCAGCGTCTGGGCACAACAACTCTTAGCACGCACCAGCCAATTGATGGCTGCACTCACGGGCGCACAAACCGATCGCATGTCACGCGACGATGGTTGGCGCCTGCTGTCAATTGGCCGTCACATTGAGCGTTTAGATTTTTTGGCGCATGCCCTCGCCACAGCCATTGAAACAGGTTGCCTGCAAAGCCAAGCAGGCTTTGATGCGGTGTTGGCTTTGTTTGACAGCACCATCAGCTTTCATGCGCAATACCAGCAAAGTCGAACTTTGGGTGCCATGCTCGAGCTGTTGCTGACGCACACTGACAATCCAAGAGCCTTGGGTTGGGTGGCGCAAACATTGCGCGGTCGATTGGCCAAAATGGGTCACCTTGCCAACGGCGCCACCGAAGAGATGTCGCACAAAATCCCTGTGCTATCGGAAGTCGATTTCTCATCACTTTCAACAGATGGCCTGCATCCCAGCCCAGAACTTCTGGTGCTGCTCAGCCATTGCCGGCAAACAGCGCGAAGTGTTTCGGATCAGCTGAACAGTTTATTTTTCTCACACAGTGATGATGCACAACGTAGCGTTGGCGCAAGTTAA
- a CDS encoding circularly permuted type 2 ATP-grasp protein, translated as MQRFDEMYSQATATQPGSPVRAHYKAYADWLSGQSSSTMLARREEAEMIFRRVGITFAVYGDKDESGSGTERLIPFDLIPRIIPAHEWQSMEKGLVQRVTALNRFIHDVYHDQEIIKAGIIPADQILNNAQFRPEMMGVDVPHQIYSHISGIDIVRAPNAQGEGEYYVLEDNLRVPSGVSYMLEDRKMMMRLFPELFSRHRVAPVAHYPDLLLETLRASSPASSAEPTVVVLTPGMYNSAYFEHAFLAQQMGVELVEGQDLFVKDQFVYMRTTRGPKRVDVIYRRVDDDFLDPKVFRPTSTLGCAGLMDAYRAGNVAICNAVGTGVADDKSIYPYVPQMIEFYLGEKPILNNVPTFMCRKPDDLAYTLANLKDLVVKEVHGAGGYGMLVGPASTHAEIEDFRAALIANPSGYIAQPTLSLSSCPTYVESGVAPRHIDLRPFVLSGRTVQMVPGGLTRVALKEGSLVVNSSQGGGTKDTWILQA; from the coding sequence ATGCAGCGATTTGATGAGATGTACAGTCAGGCCACGGCCACGCAGCCGGGCAGTCCTGTCAGGGCCCATTACAAGGCTTATGCCGATTGGTTGTCGGGGCAGAGCAGCAGCACGATGCTGGCGCGGCGCGAAGAGGCCGAAATGATCTTTCGCCGGGTGGGCATCACCTTTGCCGTCTATGGTGACAAAGACGAAAGTGGCTCTGGCACTGAGCGACTCATTCCCTTTGACCTGATTCCGCGCATCATTCCCGCCCATGAGTGGCAAAGCATGGAAAAGGGCTTGGTGCAACGCGTCACGGCCCTCAATCGCTTCATTCACGATGTCTATCACGACCAAGAAATCATCAAAGCGGGCATCATTCCAGCCGATCAAATCTTGAACAACGCGCAATTCCGTCCCGAGATGATGGGCGTGGATGTGCCGCACCAAATTTACTCCCACATCAGCGGCATTGACATAGTGCGTGCACCCAATGCACAAGGGGAGGGCGAGTATTACGTTTTGGAAGATAACCTGCGCGTGCCCAGCGGTGTGAGTTACATGCTGGAAGACCGCAAGATGATGATGCGTTTGTTTCCCGAATTGTTCAGCCGCCACCGCGTGGCACCTGTGGCCCATTACCCCGATTTGTTGCTAGAAACCTTGCGTGCCTCAAGCCCTGCCTCCTCTGCAGAACCTACCGTGGTGGTGTTAACGCCAGGCATGTACAACAGCGCCTATTTTGAGCACGCTTTCTTGGCGCAGCAAATGGGTGTGGAGTTGGTTGAGGGTCAAGACTTGTTTGTCAAAGACCAGTTTGTGTACATGCGAACCACCCGGGGACCCAAGCGTGTCGATGTCATTTACCGACGTGTCGACGATGACTTCCTCGATCCCAAAGTGTTCAGGCCCACTTCAACTTTGGGTTGCGCCGGTTTGATGGACGCCTACCGCGCAGGCAATGTGGCCATCTGCAATGCCGTGGGCACAGGCGTGGCCGATGACAAATCCATCTACCCGTATGTGCCGCAAATGATTGAGTTTTATTTGGGTGAGAAGCCAATTCTGAACAACGTGCCCACTTTCATGTGCCGCAAGCCAGATGACTTGGCCTATACCTTGGCCAACTTGAAAGACTTGGTGGTCAAAGAGGTGCACGGTGCAGGCGGGTATGGCATGCTTGTAGGGCCCGCATCTACCCATGCAGAAATAGAAGATTTTCGGGCCGCGTTGATCGCCAATCCATCTGGCTACATTGCGCAACCGACCTTGAGTTTGTCGAGTTGCCCCACCTATGTTGAAAGCGGTGTGGCACCTCGTCACATTGATTTGCGACCTTTTGTGCTCAGTGGTCGCACCGTTCAAATGGTGCCAGGCGGCTTAACCCGTGTGGCTTTGAAAGAAGGCTCTTTGGTGGTCAATTCATCGCAGGGCGGTGGCACCAAAGACACTTGGATTTTGCAAGCTTGA
- a CDS encoding transglutaminase family protein: protein MSIHVALHHVTHYRYDRPVQLGPQVIRLRPAPHSRSHILSYSLKIEPEAHFINWQQDPFSNYQARLVFPQKTTEFKVTVDLVTEMAVFNPFDFFLEPSAEYVPLTYSPALKEELTSYLEKLPSTQLFKNYLGNIDKNRQKTIDFLVQINQQVYQDINYLIRMEPGVQTPEETLKLKSGSCRDSAWLLVQLLRHMGLAARFVSGYLIQLTPDVKSLDGPSGTEVDFTDLHAWCEVYLPGAGWIGLDPTSGLLAGEGHIPLACTPQPSSAAPIEGLMDEAEVEFSHEMKITRIYESPRVTKPYTEEQWADVLALGEQVDQKLLTGDVRLTMGGEPTFVATENRDAAEWNTDALGPTKRGLATELVHKLRQQYGQGGFLHFGQGKWYPGEQLPRWALSIYWRADGQPCWQDPSLFADERIAHHYTTQDAHSFIAALATELGVSKGHIIPGFEDTWYYLWRERRLPVNVDPFDSRLDDELERARLHRVFSQGLDREVGYLLPLQARDPSADSESTTAWQSGPWFVRDERLYLMPGDSAMGWRLPLDSLPWSAPTDRTVLIDQDPYAPRGPLAHGQVVNNANAKSTHAPILQQQHHSTSRAASIADKAPARFTSDKQSVRTALCVEIRDPRRANGPVALKDAKTDADAQGVMYVFMPPLARLEDYLNLLSAIEKTAQQLQMKIVLEGYPAPRDPRLKLLQVTPDPGVIEVNIHPASSWKEVVEHTEFLYQAAFETRLSAEKFMTDGRHTGTGGGNHVVMGGATPQDSPFLRRPEVLASLLLYWHNHPSLSYLFSGMFIGPTSQAPRVDEARNDQVYELEIALREIARNRQIHGQSMPPWLVDRSLRNILVDMTGNTHRSEFCIDKMYSPDSATGRLGLLELRAFEMPPHARMSVVQQLLLRALVARFWDESYTAPVTRWGTTLHDRFMLPTFVKMDFDDVLTELGDAGFHFDPAWFAPHFEFRFPRVGEFCIDAIQVTLRNALEPWHVMGEESTSSGTARYVDSSLERLEVHVTGLNPSRYTVTVNGQALPLQATGTAGEFVASVRYKAWNPPSSLHPSIGVHAPLTLDVLDTWMKRSIGGAQYHVAHPGGRNYDTLPVNAFEAESRRLARFFRMGHTPGRMAMPPANIELAASPEFPFTLDLRRVR, encoded by the coding sequence ATGTCCATTCACGTCGCACTGCACCACGTCACACACTACCGTTACGACCGGCCCGTTCAGTTGGGCCCTCAAGTCATACGCCTGCGACCCGCGCCTCACAGCCGAAGCCACATCTTGTCTTACAGCCTCAAGATTGAACCCGAAGCGCACTTCATCAACTGGCAGCAAGACCCCTTCTCCAATTACCAAGCCCGCTTGGTCTTTCCCCAAAAAACCACCGAATTCAAAGTGACCGTCGACTTGGTCACGGAAATGGCGGTCTTCAACCCGTTTGACTTTTTCTTAGAACCTAGCGCTGAGTATGTGCCCTTGACGTATTCACCCGCTTTGAAGGAAGAGCTCACAAGTTATTTGGAAAAACTGCCAAGCACACAGCTGTTCAAAAATTACCTTGGAAACATCGACAAGAATCGTCAAAAAACGATCGATTTTTTGGTGCAAATCAACCAGCAGGTCTACCAGGACATCAATTACCTGATCCGAATGGAACCAGGGGTTCAGACACCCGAAGAAACTTTGAAGCTGAAGAGTGGCTCTTGCCGTGACTCTGCTTGGTTGCTGGTTCAGTTGTTACGCCACATGGGTTTGGCTGCTCGCTTTGTCTCGGGCTATTTGATCCAACTCACACCCGATGTGAAATCACTGGACGGTCCCAGCGGTACGGAAGTTGATTTCACCGATTTGCATGCTTGGTGCGAGGTGTACTTGCCCGGTGCAGGTTGGATTGGTTTGGACCCCACATCAGGCTTGCTTGCAGGTGAAGGTCACATTCCATTGGCATGTACACCTCAACCTTCTAGTGCAGCGCCCATCGAGGGTTTGATGGACGAAGCAGAAGTTGAGTTCAGCCACGAGATGAAGATCACGCGGATTTACGAATCCCCTCGCGTGACCAAACCTTATACCGAAGAACAATGGGCAGATGTGCTGGCCCTGGGCGAACAAGTCGATCAAAAATTATTGACCGGTGATGTGCGACTGACCATGGGCGGCGAGCCCACCTTCGTGGCCACAGAAAACCGCGACGCAGCTGAATGGAACACTGACGCGCTTGGCCCAACCAAGCGGGGTTTGGCCACAGAGTTGGTTCACAAATTGAGGCAGCAATACGGACAAGGTGGTTTTCTGCACTTTGGTCAAGGCAAGTGGTATCCCGGCGAGCAACTGCCGCGCTGGGCCCTCAGCATCTATTGGCGCGCAGATGGCCAGCCTTGTTGGCAAGACCCTTCTTTGTTTGCAGATGAGCGCATTGCGCATCACTACACCACACAAGATGCTCACAGCTTCATTGCCGCTTTGGCCACCGAGCTAGGCGTCTCTAAGGGCCACATCATCCCTGGATTTGAAGACACCTGGTACTACCTCTGGCGCGAGCGTCGACTGCCAGTCAACGTCGACCCTTTCGATTCTCGGTTGGACGATGAGCTGGAACGCGCTAGACTGCACCGCGTTTTTTCGCAAGGACTCGACCGCGAAGTGGGCTACCTTTTGCCTTTACAAGCACGAGACCCCAGCGCCGATTCTGAATCGACCACTGCGTGGCAAAGCGGCCCTTGGTTTGTGCGTGACGAGCGCCTCTACCTGATGCCAGGTGACTCAGCCATGGGCTGGCGGCTGCCCCTGGATTCCTTGCCTTGGTCGGCGCCAACAGACCGAACCGTGTTGATCGACCAAGATCCCTATGCACCGCGTGGTCCTTTAGCGCATGGGCAAGTCGTCAACAATGCAAATGCCAAGTCAACGCACGCACCCATCCTCCAGCAACAACATCACTCGACATCGCGCGCAGCTTCAATCGCAGACAAGGCGCCTGCACGATTCACTTCAGACAAGCAAAGCGTGCGAACAGCTTTGTGCGTGGAGATTCGCGATCCACGCCGCGCAAACGGTCCTGTGGCATTGAAAGATGCCAAAACGGATGCCGATGCTCAAGGGGTGATGTATGTTTTCATGCCGCCCCTTGCGCGACTTGAAGATTATTTGAACCTGCTCAGTGCCATCGAAAAAACCGCACAGCAACTTCAAATGAAGATTGTGTTGGAAGGCTACCCTGCGCCGCGTGATCCGCGTTTGAAGTTGTTGCAAGTGACGCCCGACCCTGGCGTGATCGAGGTCAACATCCACCCTGCCAGCAGCTGGAAAGAAGTGGTAGAACACACCGAGTTCCTTTACCAAGCGGCTTTTGAAACACGCCTGAGTGCTGAGAAATTCATGACGGATGGCAGGCACACCGGCACGGGGGGTGGCAATCACGTGGTGATGGGTGGCGCCACCCCGCAAGACAGCCCCTTCTTGCGTCGCCCTGAAGTGCTGGCCAGCCTGTTACTGTATTGGCACAACCATCCTAGCCTCAGCTACTTGTTCAGCGGCATGTTCATTGGCCCCACCAGCCAAGCACCCCGCGTGGACGAAGCGCGCAACGATCAAGTTTATGAACTTGAGATTGCCTTGCGAGAAATTGCACGCAACCGCCAAATCCACGGCCAAAGCATGCCGCCATGGTTGGTTGACCGCAGCCTGCGCAACATTTTGGTCGACATGACAGGCAACACCCACCGCAGTGAGTTTTGCATCGACAAGATGTACTCACCCGACTCGGCCACCGGCCGTTTGGGCTTGCTTGAATTGCGTGCCTTTGAAATGCCACCGCACGCACGCATGAGCGTGGTTCAGCAATTGTTGCTGCGTGCTTTGGTGGCACGATTTTGGGACGAATCCTACACAGCACCCGTCACGCGCTGGGGCACCACTTTGCACGACCGCTTCATGTTGCCGACCTTCGTCAAAATGGATTTTGATGACGTGCTCACAGAACTAGGAGATGCCGGTTTTCATTTCGATCCCGCCTGGTTTGCACCGCACTTTGAATTTAGATTTCCAAGGGTGGGCGAGTTTTGCATCGATGCCATTCAAGTCACGCTGCGCAACGCGCTGGAACCCTGGCACGTCATGGGCGAGGAAAGCACCTCGAGCGGTACCGCTCGGTATGTCGACTCTTCTTTAGAGCGATTGGAAGTGCATGTCACTGGCCTCAACCCCAGCCGATACACCGTCACGGTCAATGGGCAAGCCTTGCCTTTACAAGCCACCGGAACGGCGGGCGAATTTGTGGCCAGTGTGCGCTACAAAGCCTGGAACCCACCCTCCTCGCTGCATCCCAGCATTGGCGTGCATGCACCGCTCACGTTGGATGTGCTGGACACTTGGATGAAGCGCTCGATCGGTGGCGCGCAATACCACGTGGCGCATCCAGGCGGTCGCAATTACGACACGCTGCCTGTCAATGCCTTCGAGGCTGAAAGCCGCCGATTGGCCCGATTTTTCAGAATGGGCCACACACCAGGTCGCATGGCCATGCCGCCCGCCAACATTGAATTGGCGGCCAGTCCAGAATTTCCGTTCACATTGGACCTGCGCCGGGTCAGATGA